GCCCGTCGCGCGCTACGGCCCGTTCGTGATGAACACGCGCGCCGAGATCATCCAGGCCATCGAGGACTTCCAGGCCGGGCGGCTCGGGCGGACCCAGGTCCCCCACCTCACCCCGGCGGACGAGGAGCTGTCATGACCGACGTCGTCGAGCTGCTGCGCCGCGGGCGCGGGTTCCGGGCCGCGGGCGACCCCAGCGGTGCCGCCCGCTACCTCGCCGAGGCCGCCGAGCTGGCCCCGCGCGACCGGACCGTGCTGACCGAGCTGGCGCTGGCGCACTTCCAGTCCGCCGCCCTGGGCCGGGCCGAGCGCGTGCTCACCGAGCTGGTCGAGCTCGACCCGGCCGACGGCTACGCCCGCCTGCTGCTGGGCCGCACGCTCAGCCGCCAGAGCCGGCACGCCGAGGCCCTGCCGCAGCTCAAGCTGGCCGCCGCGCTGACCGGCGACCCGGCGGTCGCCGAGGAGGTGGCCCGCGTGCGGGCGCGGGTCACCACAGCCCCGGAGGCTCCTCCGGCCGCTCCTTGACCGCCTCTTCCCACCGGTACCTGCGCAGGTCGACCTTCCCGCCGTCGTCGACGACGCCCTCCGCGCGCAGGCGTTGGAGCTGCTCCTCGGCGATGTGCGGGGCGCAGGTGCCGTTGGCCCGCAGCACCCGGTGCCACGGCAGGTCGTGCCCGTCCTGGTTGAGGACCTGCCCGACCAGCCGCGGCGACGGGGCGCGGGACAGGTCGGCCACGTCGCCGTAGGTGGCGACCCGGCCGGCCGGGATGGCGCGCACGGTCTCGCGCACCAGCTCGTGCAACTGTTCGTCCACCCGGACAGCTTTCCACGGCATGCCGCGCGCGGTCCGGCCGGTGCGCCGTGGTTCGATTCCCTGCCGTGGTGGTCAACAGGGCGCCGTTGCTGGTGCGACCGGAGCGGCGGGACGAGCCCCGCCGCGAGTGGGACGCGCCCGCGCGGCAGGTGTTCGAGCACCCCGGCGGTCCGCTGCGGGTGCTGGGCGGTCCGGGCACGGGCAAGACGACGCTGCTGGCCGAGGTGGTCGCGGACCGGGTGCGGCGCGGCGCCGACCCCGAGCGGGTGCTGGTGCTGGTGGCCAACCGGCGCGCCGCCGAGGCGATGCGCGCCCACATCACCCGCCTGCTGGCCCGGCCGACCACCGACGGCGTGCTGCCCACCACCCAGGAACCCCTGGTGCGGACCGTGCACTCCTACGCGTTCGCGGTGCTGCGCGCCCAGGCCGTGCTCAACGGCGAGCCCGCGCCCCGGCTGCTGTCCGCCCCCGAGCACGACGCGATGCTGCGCGAGCTGCTGGCCGGCGACGTGAGCATGGGCGCGACGAGGTGGCCCGCCCGGCTGCGGCCCGCGCTGACCCTGCCCGGTTTCGCGCAGGAGCTGCGCGACCTGCTGCTGCGCGCCACCGAGCGCGGCCTGGGGCCGGAGGACCTGACCGAGCTGGGCCGCAGGCACGCCCGCGAGGAGTGGATCGCCGCCGGCCTGTTCGGCACCCAGTACGAGCAGGTGAACCTGCTGGCCAGCAGCGGCCAGGGCCACGCGCCGTCGTTCGACGCGGCCGAGCTGGTGAGCAGCGCGCTGCTGGCGTTCCAGACCGAGCACCCGGTGCTGGAGGCGGAGCAGGCGCGCGTGCGGCACCTGCTGGTGGACGACGCGCAGCACCTGGACCCGCTCCAGCTGGAGTTCATCCGCGTGCTGGGCGACGCCGCGCACGAGTTCGTCCTGGCCGGCGACCCGGACCAGGCGGTGTTCTCCTTCCGCGGCGCGGACCCGACCCTGCTCGCCGCCGCCGACGGCCCGCTGGTGGTGCTGCGGCGGGGGCACCGGATGGCGCCGGAGGTCCGCGCCGCGGTGGGCAGGCTCGCGTCCCGGCTGCCGGGCGCCTCGCCGACCCGCGAGGTCGAGCCGGTGGACGCCGAGGGGCACGTGCAGGTGCGGCTGTTCGCCTCCGCCGCGCAGGAGGCGAGCTGGGTGGCCGACCAGCTGCGCCGCGCGCACCTGGTGGACGGGGTGCCGTGGTCGCGGATGGCGGTGGTGGCGCGCTCGGCGACGCGGGTGCTGCCGGTGCTCCAGCGGGCCCTGCTGGCGGCGGGCGTGCCGGTGGCCGTGCCGCACGACGAGCTGCCCCTGGCCCACCAGCCCGCGGTGGTGCCGTTCCTGGCGCTGCTGCGCTGCGCGGCCGTGCCGGGCAGCCTGGACGAGGACACCGCGGCGATGCTGCTGTCGTCCCCGCTGGGCGGCGCGGACCCGCTGGCGCTGCGCCGGCTGCGGCGCGGCCTGCGGCGGCTGGAGCTGGCCGCGGGCGGCGACCGGGCCAGCGGCGAGCTGCTGGTCGAGGTGGTCGAGGACGACGACCGGCTGGCCGCCCTGGAGGACGCCGAGGCGCAGCCCGCGCGGCGCGTGGCGGGCCTGCTGCGCCGGGCGCGCAAGGGCATCGCGGACGGGCTGACCGTCGAGCACGTGCTGTGGGAGCTGTGGCAGGCCACCGGCCTGGAGCAGCGGTGGGCGGCGCAGTCCGCGCGCGGCGGCACCGGCGGCACGCAGGCCGACCGCGACCTGGACGCGATCGTCGGCCTGTTCGAGGCGGCCGCGAAGTACGTGGACCGGCTGCCCGGCTCCACCGCCGGGGGCTTCGTCGACTACCTGGCCATGCAGCAGATCGTGGGCGACACGCTGGCGCCCTCCGCGCCCGTCGGCGAGGCGGTGTCGGTGCTGACCGCGCACGCCGCCGCGGGCCGCGAGTGGGAGGTCGTGGCGGTGCCGGGCGTGCAGGAGGGCAGCTGGCCCGACCTGCGGCTGCGCGGGTCGCTGCTGGGCGTGGAGCGGATGGTCGACGTGGTGTCGGGCGTCCGGGAGGACACCGTGTCCGCGCTCGCCCCGGTGCTGGCCGAGGAACGGCGGCTGCTGCTCGTGGCCGCCAGCCGCGCCCGGCGGTCCCTGCTGGTCAGCGCGGTGCGCGGGGAGGACCTGCAACCGTCGCGGTTCCTCGACGAGATCGAGGAGCTGTCCACCGACGCGCCCGAGCGGGCCGTGTTCACCCCGCAGCGCGGCCTGGTGCTGGCCGAGCTGGTCGGCGAACTGCGCCGGGTGGTGTGCGACGACGACGAGCCCGCCGACCGGCGGGAGCGGGCGGCGGCCCAGCTCGCCCGGCTGGCCGCGGCGGGCGTGCCCGGCGCGCACCCGGACTCCTGGTACGGCCTGGCCGACGTGACCACGGACGACCCGCTGTGGACCGAGGAGCACACGGTCAGCGTGTCGCCGTCCACGGTCGAGGTGCTGGCCAAGTGCCCCCTGCGGTGGGTGGTGGAGCGGCACGGCGGGCAGGACCCGGCCGAGCTGGCGTCGATCACCGGCACCCTGGTGCACGCCCTCGCGCAGGCCGCCGCGACCGGCGCCGACGAGAAGGAGCTGCGGGTCAGGCTCGACGAGGCGTGGGCCGCGGTGGACGCGGGCGCGCCGTGGTTCTCCCGGCGCGAGCGGATGCGCGTGGAGCGCATGCTCGACACGTTCCTGACCTGGCTGGCCTCCAGCCGGTCCCAGCTCACCCAGGTCTCGGTGGAGGAGGAGATCTCCGTCGAGGTGCCCCGCAGGGAGGGCGGGCCGTGGCTGCGCGTGCGCGGCCGGGTCGACCGGCTGGAGACCGACCGCGAGGGGCGGCCGGTCGTCATCGACGTCAAGACCGGCAGGAACCCGGTGACCAAGGAGGAGGCGCGGCGGCACCCGCAGCTCGCGGTGTACCAGCTCGCCACCGCGCTGGGCGGGTTCACCCACCTCGGCCTGGGCACCGACCCGGGCGGCGCGCGGCTGCTGTACGTGGCCAAGGAGAACAAGAAGACCGGCGCGACCGAGCTGGAGCAGTCACCGCTGGACGAGCAGGGCGTGCGGGTGTGGCTGGAGGCCGTGCAGGTGGCCGCCGGGTCGAGCGTCGGGCCCGCGTACCGGGCGACCGAGAACGACGACTGCGACCGCTGCCCGGCGCGCACCTCGTGCCCGATCCACTCCTCCGGCCGGCAGGTCAGCCAGTGAGGACGGCGGGTTAGCCGGCGAAGACGCTCTTGAGCAGGCAATAATTTGTCGCCCTGCGGGTCGCCGTAGGTAGCGGGGCGTGATGTCGAAGAATGCCCCCTTGTGGTCGTGCCGGGTGGGGTGGAGCGGGCGGGTGAGCCGGGGGAGCTCGCGAGCCCGTTCGAGGTCGCCGAGGCGCTCGGGCTGCCCCGGCCGACGCCCGAGCAGGCCGCCGTCGTCTCCGCGCCGAGCGCGCCCGCCCTCGTCGTGGCCGGCGCCGGCGCGGGCAAGACCGAGACCATGGCCGCCCGCGTGGTCTACCTGGTCGCCAACGGCTTCGTCACGCCCGACCGCGTCCTGGGCCTGACCTTCACCCGCAAGGCCGCCCGCCAGCTCTCCGAGCGCGTGCGGGCCCGGCTGCGCCGGCTGGCCGGCTCGCCGCTGCTCGACCGGCTCGACCCGGGTGGTGAGCGGCGGGCCGCCGTGCTGACCACCGAACCGGTCATCCTGACCTACCACGCGTACGCGGGTCGGCTCGTCGGTGAGCACGGCCTGCGGCTGCCCGTCGAACCGGGTGTGCGGCTGCTCACCGAGACCGCGGCGTGGCAGCTCGCCCACCGCGTGGTGTCGACGTGGGCCGAGGACATCGACACCGACAAGGTCCCGGCCACGGTGACCAACTACCTGCTCGCGCTGGCCGGTGAGCTGGGCGAGCACCTGGTCGGACCGGACGCGCTGCGCCGGCACGCCGAGCGGCTGTGCCGGGCGATCGAGTCGGCCCCGAAGACCAGGCGGCAGGGCGACGCGCTGCCCCAGTCGCTGCAGGCCGTGGTGAACACCCAGCGCCTGCGCGCGAACCTGCTGCCGCTGCTGGAGGCGTACCAGGCGCGCAAGCGGCGCGAGGCGGCGATGGACTTCGCCGACCAGATGTCCCTGGCCGCCCGGCTCGCCCTGGAGTACCCGGAGGTGGTGCGCGGCGAGCGCGAGCGGTACGGCGCGGTGCTGCTCGACGAGTACCAGGACACCGGGCACGCCCAGCGCGAGCTGCTGCGGTCCCTGTTCGGCCGGGGCGAGCCCATGCCGGTCACCGCGGTGGGCGACCCGGCGCAGGCCATCTACGGCTGGCGCGGCGCGTCCGCGGCCAACCTGCCCCGGTTCGTGCACGACTTCCCGCCCGCCCGCGAGTACGGGCTGCTCACCAGCTTCCGCAACCCGCCGGAGGTGCTGGCGCTGGCCAACGCCGTGTCCGCGCCGCTGCGCGCCGCGGGCCTGGACGTGGAGGAGCTGCGCGCCCGCGACGGCGCCGGACCGGGCGACGTGCGCGTGGCCCTGTTCGACGACGTCCGCGAGGAGCTGGACTGGCTGGCCGACACCGTGGCCGCCCAGTGGGAGGCGCACCTGGACACCAGCGACGAACCACCCACCGCGGCCGTGCTCGTCCGCCGCCGCTCCGACATGTCGGCCATCGCGGCGGCGCTGCGCGAACGCGGCCTGCCGGTCGAGGTCGTCGGCCTGGGCGGCCTGCTCGACGAACCCGAGGTCCGCGACCTGACCAGCGCCCTGCGCGTCCTGGTCGACCCCCTGGCGGGCACCGCCGCCGCCCGCCTGCTCACCGGCTCCCGGTGGCGCGTGGCGGCCTACGACCTGGCGGCGCTGTGGGCGCGCGCCCGCGAGCTGGCCGGCGCGCCGACCCGCCAGGCCGTCGCCGACGACCCGCTGTCCGTGCTGGCCGACGCGCTGCCCGGCGAGCACGCCGAGCAGGCCGGCCTGGCCGACGCCCTCGACGACCCCGGCGACCCCACCGCGTACTCGGCGGAGGGCTACCGCCGCATCCGCAGGCTGGGCGCGGAGCTGTCGGCGCTGCGCAGGCGCCTGGACCAGCCGCTGCCCGAGCTGGTCGCGGACGTGGAGCGCACGCTGCTGCTGGACATCGAGGCCCTGTCCCGGCCCGGCGGCGTCGGGCGCGCGCACCTGGACGCGTTCGCCGACGTGGTCAACGACTTCGCCGCCGCCAGCCCGTCCGCCACCCTGCCCGCCCTGGTCGACTACCTGCACACCGCCGAGCAGGCCGAGGACGGCCTGGAGCCCGGCGAGGTCGAGGTGGCCGAGAACCGGGTGCAGGTGCTGACCATGCACTCGGCCAAGGGGCTGGAGTGGCACATCGTGGCCGTGCCGCACGTGGTCAAGGACGTGTTCCCGGGGCGCAAGAAGTCCTCGTCGTGGCTGCGCACCGTGCCCGAGCTGCCCGCGGACCTGCGCGGTGACGCCGAGGATCTGCCGCAGCTGCGGCTGCTGCCCCACTACGACCGCAAGGAGGTCGAGCAGGCCCTGGTCGGGCACGAGGAGGACTTCGACCAGCGGCGGCTGGTGGAGGAGCGGCGGCTGCTGTACGTGGCGCTGACCAGGGCCGAGCAC
This portion of the Saccharothrix syringae genome encodes:
- a CDS encoding tetratricopeptide repeat protein, yielding MTDVVELLRRGRGFRAAGDPSGAARYLAEAAELAPRDRTVLTELALAHFQSAALGRAERVLTELVELDPADGYARLLLGRTLSRQSRHAEALPQLKLAAALTGDPAVAEEVARVRARVTTAPEAPPAAP
- a CDS encoding MGMT family protein, translating into MDEQLHELVRETVRAIPAGRVATYGDVADLSRAPSPRLVGQVLNQDGHDLPWHRVLRANGTCAPHIAEEQLQRLRAEGVVDDGGKVDLRRYRWEEAVKERPEEPPGLW
- a CDS encoding ATP-dependent helicase, with translation MVVNRAPLLVRPERRDEPRREWDAPARQVFEHPGGPLRVLGGPGTGKTTLLAEVVADRVRRGADPERVLVLVANRRAAEAMRAHITRLLARPTTDGVLPTTQEPLVRTVHSYAFAVLRAQAVLNGEPAPRLLSAPEHDAMLRELLAGDVSMGATRWPARLRPALTLPGFAQELRDLLLRATERGLGPEDLTELGRRHAREEWIAAGLFGTQYEQVNLLASSGQGHAPSFDAAELVSSALLAFQTEHPVLEAEQARVRHLLVDDAQHLDPLQLEFIRVLGDAAHEFVLAGDPDQAVFSFRGADPTLLAAADGPLVVLRRGHRMAPEVRAAVGRLASRLPGASPTREVEPVDAEGHVQVRLFASAAQEASWVADQLRRAHLVDGVPWSRMAVVARSATRVLPVLQRALLAAGVPVAVPHDELPLAHQPAVVPFLALLRCAAVPGSLDEDTAAMLLSSPLGGADPLALRRLRRGLRRLELAAGGDRASGELLVEVVEDDDRLAALEDAEAQPARRVAGLLRRARKGIADGLTVEHVLWELWQATGLEQRWAAQSARGGTGGTQADRDLDAIVGLFEAAAKYVDRLPGSTAGGFVDYLAMQQIVGDTLAPSAPVGEAVSVLTAHAAAGREWEVVAVPGVQEGSWPDLRLRGSLLGVERMVDVVSGVREDTVSALAPVLAEERRLLLVAASRARRSLLVSAVRGEDLQPSRFLDEIEELSTDAPERAVFTPQRGLVLAELVGELRRVVCDDDEPADRRERAAAQLARLAAAGVPGAHPDSWYGLADVTTDDPLWTEEHTVSVSPSTVEVLAKCPLRWVVERHGGQDPAELASITGTLVHALAQAAATGADEKELRVRLDEAWAAVDAGAPWFSRRERMRVERMLDTFLTWLASSRSQLTQVSVEEEISVEVPRREGGPWLRVRGRVDRLETDREGRPVVIDVKTGRNPVTKEEARRHPQLAVYQLATALGGFTHLGLGTDPGGARLLYVAKENKKTGATELEQSPLDEQGVRVWLEAVQVAAGSSVGPAYRATENDDCDRCPARTSCPIHSSGRQVSQ
- a CDS encoding UvrD-helicase domain-containing protein, which codes for MPGGVERAGEPGELASPFEVAEALGLPRPTPEQAAVVSAPSAPALVVAGAGAGKTETMAARVVYLVANGFVTPDRVLGLTFTRKAARQLSERVRARLRRLAGSPLLDRLDPGGERRAAVLTTEPVILTYHAYAGRLVGEHGLRLPVEPGVRLLTETAAWQLAHRVVSTWAEDIDTDKVPATVTNYLLALAGELGEHLVGPDALRRHAERLCRAIESAPKTRRQGDALPQSLQAVVNTQRLRANLLPLLEAYQARKRREAAMDFADQMSLAARLALEYPEVVRGERERYGAVLLDEYQDTGHAQRELLRSLFGRGEPMPVTAVGDPAQAIYGWRGASAANLPRFVHDFPPAREYGLLTSFRNPPEVLALANAVSAPLRAAGLDVEELRARDGAGPGDVRVALFDDVREELDWLADTVAAQWEAHLDTSDEPPTAAVLVRRRSDMSAIAAALRERGLPVEVVGLGGLLDEPEVRDLTSALRVLVDPLAGTAAARLLTGSRWRVAAYDLAALWARARELAGAPTRQAVADDPLSVLADALPGEHAEQAGLADALDDPGDPTAYSAEGYRRIRRLGAELSALRRRLDQPLPELVADVERTLLLDIEALSRPGGVGRAHLDAFADVVNDFAAASPSATLPALVDYLHTAEQAEDGLEPGEVEVAENRVQVLTMHSAKGLEWHIVAVPHVVKDVFPGRKKSSSWLRTVPELPADLRGDAEDLPQLRLLPHYDRKEVEQALVGHEEDFDQRRLVEERRLLYVALTRAEHSLLVSGYWWGETGDKPKGPSTFLTEIRAAVEAAEHPPADIAHWAPPPAEDAPNPLASQTKTAQWPVDPLGRRRAAVAEGARLVLAALDRLLDEPERDGEAGSAGVLGAAPVAEPADPVEPADPVEPADLVEPPDPGDDTPEPAWAAAVPDHTADVPLPEPPDDDYPLAEPPDPDTPPDPDAPPDLDDLPPDPFTEERTTSPATEDDDPEGWARDVEVLLAERAAAADRRERVLLPDHLTVSQLVELAADPDRLARRLRRPLPFPPNPSTRRGTAFHTWLEQRFGASRLFELDELPGAADEGAAPDTDLGRLQEAFLASSWAARAPHDVEVPFEAEIEGLSVRGRMDAVFADDDGGWTVVDWKTGAVPAEERLPALSVQLAAYRLAWAALTDTPVEKVRAAFHYVRHDHTLRPADLLDADGLRELVRSIPN